The nucleotide sequence AACTTTAAATCATCTTTTCAGAATGGATATAGGGCCTTCTCTAAGAGATCCTTTAACCAATATTACTCAATTAACAATTAGTGGAGATGCGTTAGTTAACCCAGAGGACATAAAGATTCTTAAAGATCCGAATGGGAATTGGTTCGGTTTTGTTGGAAGTAGTTCTAATGGAGTAGGAGTTTCGAGACTAAGTTTTGGAAATTCTATTACCGATAATCCATCTAGTACTAATATTGGAACTCTTGGCTTGGGATCAGTGCAGATTAGAGGTTTAGATGTCATACGTATAGTAAATAATTTTGTATTTGTAGGACTTGAAGTAGTTGGCGAACGTATACTAACATACGACTTAGGTACGTCGCTTTCCAATTCCTTTGGTGCACCATTTGTTTCAAATTCATTGACTGGAGGCACTAATGCTACTGGAATTGATTTCGTTAGAAGCAATTCAGATTGGATAGCTTATGTAGCCTTTATTGATGGTGGTGGAGTATATCGATTAAACTTTGGGAGTGATTTATTTAGCGATCCGACAATTGAAAATCAATACAATTTTGATGAATTTAATAGACCACATAAAATTAAATTATTCAGAAACCACTCTGAATACAAAGCACTTGTCACAAATTTCAATTCGGGCACAGTTTTGTTAAATCTTGGGAATCTAAATTCAAGTGAGATTGTAACACTTAATGACTATTCTTTAAATCAATCTTTTGAAATTGATGGAGGATTCTATGAAGGAGATTATCATTTTTATCAAGTAGATAATGGAGTTGTTGAGAAAATTGATTTCATTTCTACATGTAGTGGTGTAGTTAATTACAGCACGGATGTTGATTTACAAATTCAACCTACCAATGATACTAATATAAATATAGAACTTATAGCAAAAAACGGAGTGTTTTATAATTTCGCAATAGACACAATAAGTATTTCATCAAGTACAGCTCCCCAAATTTCCTACACATCTGATAACATTTGTATTAATTCCTCACTAAATTTCACCTCCTCCAACCCAGGCTTGACATACTCCTGGGATTTTGATGGAGACGGTATTGAAGATAGCAATCAAGAAAATCCAGAAGTTAAATTTGACACACTTGGAGGTGCAGGGACATATACTGTACGTGTGGATGTAAATGATGGCACATGCAACAATTTCTTTGAGCAAGAAATTACGATTTATGACCCACCTCCAATGCCTGCATATTCATTTACATCACCTCGGACCTGTATCAATACAGACTTTACCTTTACAAACAATACGGTAGATGACTCTTATGTAGGCCCATTAGCGTATTTATGGGAATTCATTGATGAGCCATCTGGTGATGTTGTGGCTACTGCTACCACAAAAGATGCGGTTTATGCATTTCAAACCTCGGGAGAAAAAACGGTAAGATTAACTTCAAGCATTCCTGGATGTACTGAAGTAACTGAGCAGACACTGATGATTACATCAGGACCCACCGCGGATTTTACCGCTAACCCAGTATGTCAAAATGAGTCTATGCAGTTCACTAATGCAAGTTTAGATGCAGTTACGTACTTATGGGATTTTGGAGATGGATTTAGTTCAACAGCAGGAGATCCTAGTCATGTTTATACCACAGCGGGTAGTTTTTTTGTAACGCTTACGGCAACTGATAGCGAGGGCTGTGATGATACAGAGGTAATAGAGGTGGCTGTCTCTGATAGCCCGCAGGTAAATTTTGATTTCGATGTTCCTTGTACATCTGCAGATGGTATCCAGTTTACTGATGTTACCACTGTTGATGGTTCGGATCTAGTTTCCTGGACATGGTTCGTCGATGATATAGAAGTTTCATCTCTGCAAAGCCCAAGCATTCAATTTGAATCCACAGGGATCAGAAATGTAAGACTAAATGTTGTGAGCTCTAATGGATGTGAGTCCAGTTATAATGAAGATATTGAAGTACTCACCTCTCCGCAACCAGATTTTGACGTAAGTCTTGGCTGTCAAGGTGAGATTTCTTCTTTTGTAGACAATACAACTACCTCTGGGAATCCAATTGTCTCATGGTTGTGGACTGTCGATGGCGTCAATTATGGAACGCAAGATATCACTCATACTTTCAGTTCAGCAGGCTTTTTCGACATCACATTAGAAGTAACTGGACAAAATTTCTGCTCAGAAGTAATCACTAAAACTATAGAAGTAATCCAATTACCCTCTGTAAATTTTAATGTAAACGGCGATTGCGATAATGAGCTCATTCAAGTAGAGGACATGTCCACACAATCAACAGATCCTATTGTTTCAAGGAGATGGATGCTTGACGGAGAAAGCGTCGGTAATGGTACTCAGCTTTTCCTCAACGAGCTTGAAGATGCTACCTATGAATTAGAACTTGAACTTGAAACTGCCTCTGGGTGTGTGGTCAATTCTACTCAAATGCTGGAGATCAATGAAGCACCATCTTCATCATTCAACTCTTCAAGTACCTATGGAATACCAGATGATCAATTTATTTTTTCCAATAGTTCGCAAGGTGCAGCTTCTTACGAATGGCTGTTGAATGGAATACAGGTAAGTACCAACGATCAGTCATACACAACAATTTTATCGGAAGAAGGAACTCATACGATAAGCCTTGTAACCCAAAACAGTCTGGGGTGTACGGATACAGCGTCTCAGGAAATCCTCATTGCAATACCTCAAGTAGATTTATCTATTGGGAATTTCGAATTGATACAGGAAAACAACACAGGGAGAATATTTCTTGAAGTTCAGAATTTCAGCAACCTTCCTATTGAGGTCACAGAGGCTGAAATTGTACTGGAAAATCAATTTAGCGTAACGGAGCAGATTACAGAATTTATTGGGGTAGGACAATCAAGTTTAATTGGCTTAAATGTAGGTATTCCTCTTACAGTTTCAGAACCTTCCTATTTCTGTGTAAATCTTTCATCTCAGTATGTGAATTATCCGGATATTGATCCGATTAACAATGAGAAGTGCCTAACTATCCAACCTAATATTAGAGTTGAAGACCCTTTTCCAAACCCCGTTGAAGATCAATTTAGAATGAAAGTAATAGCGCCAGAAGCTGGAGTAGCTACACTGACATTAATGAATTCCGCTGGAAAAATCCAAACAAGTGAGATATACAATACAATTGAAGGTCTTAACAATTTCTTTGTAGAAATGGCCTCACTTAATTCTGGCATATACTATGTCTCAATAGATGTTTTAGGCGTGACATTTAGGCGAAAAGTGATCAAACTTTAAGTCAATGCCTTCGTTAGGGTCTAATGCCAATTAATTGTTAAAGGTTTGTAGTTTATTTAAATGGCTATCGAAATTTTTGATAATCGTATTAAATTTGCGGCAAATAAAATTCTGTTACGCTTACTACAATAACTCAGAATTAAACCTTTTTTAGATAAATGAAAATACAATCATCGCGTATTAAGCTGGATAAAATTGATCGTAAGATTCTTGATATTTTACAATCAAATGCAAAAATTACGAATGCACAACTCTCTAAAGACATTGGGCTATCTCCTGCACCCACTTTAGAGCGCGTGAAAAAGCTTGAGACTTCAGGTATAATTAAAAGCTATCATGCGATGCTTGATACTGATAAAATTGGACTAGGAGTACACACCTTTGTGCAAGTCTCATTGAAAGGTCATAATAAAAAAAATATCGATGCTTTTACAAATGAAATTAGCTCTATTCCTGAGGTGATTGAATGTCATCATATTACTGGATCAGGCGATTTCATTTTAAAGATTATTTCCAGTGACATTCAATCTTATCAAAAATTGATGCTTGAAAAAGTATCAGAAATTGATGTTGTAGATGGTTTGCAATCCATGATAATACTCTCTACTTTCAAGGACAGCAAAGTAATGCCTGTGCCTGAAAATGAGTGACAATCAAATTTTATCTCAGCCCAAAGTAGATCAAATTGTTCGCAGGATCGCCTATCAGATCTTTGAGAACAACATGAACGACGATATCGTATTGGTGGGGGTGGATTCTGGAGGAAGAAAACTAGCCGATGCAATCAATGAATCATTGGTTGAAGTTTCGGGTAAGAAGTCTGTTTGTCATACTATTTCCTTGGACAAGGAAAACCCTTTAAACAAGGATATTCTTATAGATGGAGATATGTTAGACTTAGAACATAAAACAATCATTTTGTGTGATGATGTACTCAACAGTGGGAAAACTTTAGCTCACAGCTTAACCAAATTGTTAGCACTACACGTAACCAAAGTGGAAACAGCGGTCCTGGTTTTAAGAACTCACGGAAAGTTTCCTATCTACGCTAACTATAAAGGATATGAACTTTCAACAACAATCAAAGAGCATGTAGAGGTTAGACCTGGAAACGGTGTTTTTTTAACATAAAAAACCCTGACAATCTCTTGCCAGGGTCCATTTATAACAACTACTATTAACTATCTTTATTTTATAGAGCCTCTTCTCTATTTACTTCAATAGAGTTTGATATCTCATATACAGCTCCTGTAAGATCATCTAGACTGCTCGTGGGAGTGCCATCCATATCTGGACCAGTTAAACCTTCTAAGCCTTCAGCATATGTGATGTAGTATATCAAACATGTTCCAGCACCAGCACCATCGAAATCCACAGCAGTAAAAGATCCAGGTAATCCTAAAATCATTCCAGTATTATCAGTTACGATCCAACTACTTTGATCACCAACGGCATATCCTCCCTCTACAGTAATTCCACCTTCAGCAATATTATCAGCATTTCCATCACCAACTGTGAATGTAAATGGGCCACCACTAAGTACTGGAGCATCTAATCTATTGACTGTTATACCATTCGATAATAGGTGTGTTCCTTCTAAATCATCTAAACTACTGGTAGGATTGCCATCCATGTCAGGGCCAGTCAAACCGGTTAAACCTTCTTCATATGAAATGTAGTAAACAAAGCAAGTTCCAGCACCTGCACCATTAAAATCAGGACCCGTGAATGATGGAGGTAATCCCAAAATAGCTCCCTGATCATCTGTTACTACCCATCCAGATTCCCCTAAATCGGTTCCTGAAGTAGCCACCGTAATTCCATCTTCAGGGATGTTATCAGCCTCATCATCTACGATAAAATTGAATGGACCTCCA is from Marinobacter alexandrii and encodes:
- a CDS encoding PKD domain-containing protein, which encodes MFTSSLYSQIASFSAAEIGCINETLELENTSISASEFEWDLCFGEFEASVTPIITNVATFSGVNFARGMDLVYDTLNSNYHLFFSDRTLNHLFRMDIGPSLRDPLTNITQLTISGDALVNPEDIKILKDPNGNWFGFVGSSSNGVGVSRLSFGNSITDNPSSTNIGTLGLGSVQIRGLDVIRIVNNFVFVGLEVVGERILTYDLGTSLSNSFGAPFVSNSLTGGTNATGIDFVRSNSDWIAYVAFIDGGGVYRLNFGSDLFSDPTIENQYNFDEFNRPHKIKLFRNHSEYKALVTNFNSGTVLLNLGNLNSSEIVTLNDYSLNQSFEIDGGFYEGDYHFYQVDNGVVEKIDFISTCSGVVNYSTDVDLQIQPTNDTNINIELIAKNGVFYNFAIDTISISSSTAPQISYTSDNICINSSLNFTSSNPGLTYSWDFDGDGIEDSNQENPEVKFDTLGGAGTYTVRVDVNDGTCNNFFEQEITIYDPPPMPAYSFTSPRTCINTDFTFTNNTVDDSYVGPLAYLWEFIDEPSGDVVATATTKDAVYAFQTSGEKTVRLTSSIPGCTEVTEQTLMITSGPTADFTANPVCQNESMQFTNASLDAVTYLWDFGDGFSSTAGDPSHVYTTAGSFFVTLTATDSEGCDDTEVIEVAVSDSPQVNFDFDVPCTSADGIQFTDVTTVDGSDLVSWTWFVDDIEVSSLQSPSIQFESTGIRNVRLNVVSSNGCESSYNEDIEVLTSPQPDFDVSLGCQGEISSFVDNTTTSGNPIVSWLWTVDGVNYGTQDITHTFSSAGFFDITLEVTGQNFCSEVITKTIEVIQLPSVNFNVNGDCDNELIQVEDMSTQSTDPIVSRRWMLDGESVGNGTQLFLNELEDATYELELELETASGCVVNSTQMLEINEAPSSSFNSSSTYGIPDDQFIFSNSSQGAASYEWLLNGIQVSTNDQSYTTILSEEGTHTISLVTQNSLGCTDTASQEILIAIPQVDLSIGNFELIQENNTGRIFLEVQNFSNLPIEVTEAEIVLENQFSVTEQITEFIGVGQSSLIGLNVGIPLTVSEPSYFCVNLSSQYVNYPDIDPINNEKCLTIQPNIRVEDPFPNPVEDQFRMKVIAPEAGVATLTLMNSAGKIQTSEIYNTIEGLNNFFVEMASLNSGIYYVSIDVLGVTFRRKVIKL
- a CDS encoding Lrp/AsnC family transcriptional regulator, with the translated sequence MKIQSSRIKLDKIDRKILDILQSNAKITNAQLSKDIGLSPAPTLERVKKLETSGIIKSYHAMLDTDKIGLGVHTFVQVSLKGHNKKNIDAFTNEISSIPEVIECHHITGSGDFILKIISSDIQSYQKLMLEKVSEIDVVDGLQSMIILSTFKDSKVMPVPENE
- a CDS encoding phosphoribosyltransferase family protein, with amino-acid sequence MSDNQILSQPKVDQIVRRIAYQIFENNMNDDIVLVGVDSGGRKLADAINESLVEVSGKKSVCHTISLDKENPLNKDILIDGDMLDLEHKTIILCDDVLNSGKTLAHSLTKLLALHVTKVETAVLVLRTHGKFPIYANYKGYELSTTIKEHVEVRPGNGVFLT